The following proteins are encoded in a genomic region of Hymenobacter siberiensis:
- a CDS encoding IS5 family transposase, translated as MPIQFKSNAAAAERLGRSRGGIGTKIHACVESLGNAVRLIATGGQAGDSPQALPLLADLAPGKVLADTAYDSDETRAYCAEKGIEAVIPRHPGRTQPLPMDEETYRDRNKVERFFGRLKQCRRLATRYEKTVVSFLAFWHIGAMIDWIR; from the coding sequence TTGCCGATTCAATTCAAATCCAACGCCGCCGCCGCCGAGCGCTTGGGCCGCAGCCGTGGCGGCATCGGCACCAAAATCCACGCCTGCGTCGAGTCGCTGGGCAACGCCGTGCGCCTGATTGCCACCGGCGGGCAAGCCGGCGACAGCCCGCAGGCCCTGCCGCTGCTGGCGGACCTGGCGCCGGGCAAGGTGCTGGCCGACACGGCCTACGACAGCGATGAAACCCGCGCCTATTGCGCCGAAAAGGGCATCGAAGCCGTCATTCCCCGCCACCCCGGCCGGACTCAACCCCTTCCGATGGACGAGGAAACCTACCGCGACCGCAACAAAGTCGAGCGCTTTTTTGGCCGCCTCAAGCAGTGCCGCCGCCTGGCCACCCGCTACGAGAAAACCGTCGTCTCCTTCCTGGCCTTCTGGCATATTGGGGCAATGATAGATTGGATTAGATAA
- a CDS encoding alpha/beta hydrolase family protein has protein sequence MIPLAGGKYFAALDVPAQKVSRMVTEVTVRGDSVLLYMPAAGSRYAARLDSVRRELNGVWTQAGVKSSVRLLHSPMPSVTGQGTRLAPPYREEEVVFNNPTARLNFAGMLTIPAGPGPFPAVVMVSDLGAQDRDGTMGNYHLMGSLADYLTRRGVAVLRYDDRGVGQSGGSTSTATTAMLVSDVQAALNFLRARLEININRIGVLGHGEGANVALLAASQPLPPAFVVSLAGYGLPGEQTLLQQLVDEQRARKVAPLEIQAAYERKRTMYDIIRQTNPPQALAIVSNMLRQDQPTLEPLAAQAAAAQLLTPWRRYFLAFDPLAELDQVHCPVLLLGGTDDAEAPADLHLAALEKELKSVNHNVTVKRLPGVNHLFQPSKTEWTLMNGEMKPLFSPVAQETIREWLVGLEVKK, from the coding sequence GTGATTCCGCTGGCGGGTGGCAAGTACTTCGCCGCCCTCGACGTGCCCGCCCAGAAGGTGAGCCGCATGGTGACCGAAGTGACCGTGCGCGGCGACTCGGTGCTGCTGTACATGCCGGCGGCTGGCAGTCGCTACGCTGCCCGTCTCGATTCGGTGAGGCGCGAGCTGAACGGGGTCTGGACGCAGGCAGGGGTGAAATCGTCGGTGCGGCTGCTGCATTCGCCCATGCCCTCGGTTACGGGCCAGGGCACGCGCCTGGCCCCGCCCTACCGCGAAGAAGAAGTGGTATTTAATAATCCCACGGCCCGCCTGAATTTTGCCGGTATGCTCACCATACCCGCCGGCCCGGGGCCTTTCCCGGCCGTAGTGATGGTGAGCGACCTGGGTGCGCAGGACCGCGACGGTACCATGGGCAACTACCACCTGATGGGTTCATTGGCCGACTACCTCACCCGCCGGGGCGTGGCCGTGCTGCGCTACGACGACCGGGGCGTGGGCCAGAGCGGCGGCAGCACCAGTACCGCCACCACGGCCATGCTGGTGAGCGACGTGCAGGCGGCGCTGAACTTTTTGCGGGCGCGCCTGGAAATCAACATCAACCGCATTGGGGTGCTGGGGCACGGCGAAGGGGCCAACGTGGCGCTGCTGGCGGCTTCCCAGCCGCTGCCGCCGGCCTTTGTGGTATCGCTGGCGGGCTACGGCCTGCCCGGCGAGCAAACCCTGCTGCAACAGCTGGTTGACGAACAACGGGCCCGAAAAGTGGCTCCGCTGGAAATACAGGCGGCCTACGAGCGGAAGCGAACGATGTACGACATCATCCGGCAAACCAATCCGCCGCAGGCGCTGGCCATTGTGAGCAATATGCTGCGGCAGGACCAGCCCACGCTGGAGCCGCTGGCGGCGCAGGCCGCGGCCGCCCAGCTGCTCACGCCCTGGAGGCGGTACTTCCTGGCCTTCGACCCCCTGGCGGAGCTCGACCAGGTGCACTGCCCCGTGCTGCTGCTCGGCGGTACCGATGATGCCGAAGCCCCGGCCGACCTCCACCTGGCGGCCCTGGAAAAAGAACTCAAAAGCGTGAACCACAACGTGACGGTGAAGCGCCTGCCGGGCGTGAACCACCTGTTTCAGCCTTCCAAAACCGAGTGGACGCTGATGAACGGGGAGATGAAGCCGCTGTTTTCGCCCGTAGCCCAGGAAACCATCCGGGAATGGCTGGTGGGGCTGGAGGTGAAGAAATAA
- a CDS encoding carbohydrate porin translates to MAPLSLFYSAFSGSLVLKHLFLPLAGALLLAAPAFAQVTPPGSTTPASPPNAASAQEPAHLPNPNDPGAPRKWSLHFQQTLVNQWHNDLITPYAGAFSLADRESAKLSFTSTLFIGRRLWKGAAVYFNPEVAGGTGLSGARGIAGFTNGETFRIGNPSPNLYLARLYLRQVFALGSETDKDDDDLNQVAGPTPRRYFAINVGKFSTADFFDQNSYSHDPRTQFLNWSLMSAGGWDYAANTRGYTVGGVFEYVTPGFAARFATTIMPTEANGPTLNFHYGTAHAETVELTKVYHLRGRQGTIRALGFRNVAAMATYNTAVRLAQLTGEQPDVTLVRRDGHTKIGFGLNAEQEIAKNVGLFARVSYNDGKNETWAFTEIDQSASLGIVSTGDRWQRPNDRVGAAIVVNGISPEHRAYLAAGGYGFMVGDGPGTGYVPNNGALNYGLEQIGEVYYSFALPIYHASISPDYQFVVNPGYNRDRSGPVHVVAIRLHVEF, encoded by the coding sequence GTGGCACCTTTATCCCTATTTTATTCGGCCTTCTCAGGTTCTTTGGTTCTGAAACACCTCTTTCTTCCGCTCGCTGGGGCGCTGCTGCTGGCCGCGCCGGCCTTCGCTCAGGTCACGCCCCCCGGCTCTACCACTCCCGCCTCGCCGCCCAATGCCGCCTCGGCCCAGGAGCCCGCGCACCTTCCTAATCCGAACGACCCCGGGGCCCCGCGCAAATGGAGCCTGCACTTTCAGCAAACACTTGTAAACCAATGGCATAACGACCTGATTACGCCGTATGCGGGCGCCTTTAGCCTGGCCGACCGCGAATCGGCGAAGCTGTCGTTCACGAGCACGCTGTTTATTGGCCGGCGGCTGTGGAAGGGCGCGGCGGTGTACTTCAACCCCGAAGTGGCGGGCGGTACTGGCCTGAGCGGTGCGCGCGGCATCGCGGGCTTCACCAACGGCGAAACGTTCCGCATCGGCAACCCATCCCCCAATTTATACCTGGCCCGGCTGTACCTGCGCCAGGTGTTTGCGTTGGGCTCGGAAACCGATAAGGACGACGACGACCTCAACCAAGTGGCCGGCCCCACGCCCCGGCGCTACTTTGCCATCAACGTCGGCAAGTTCAGCACGGCTGATTTCTTCGACCAGAACAGCTACTCGCACGACCCGCGCACCCAGTTTCTGAATTGGAGTCTGATGAGCGCCGGCGGCTGGGACTACGCCGCCAACACCCGTGGCTATACCGTGGGCGGGGTTTTTGAGTACGTGACGCCCGGCTTTGCGGCCCGTTTTGCCACCACGATAATGCCCACCGAGGCCAATGGCCCCACGCTCAATTTCCACTACGGCACGGCCCACGCCGAAACCGTGGAGCTAACCAAAGTGTACCATCTCCGGGGCCGGCAGGGCACCATTCGGGCGCTGGGCTTCCGCAACGTGGCCGCGATGGCTACTTACAACACGGCCGTCCGGCTGGCCCAGCTCACCGGCGAGCAGCCCGACGTGACGCTGGTGCGCCGCGACGGCCACACCAAAATCGGTTTCGGCCTGAACGCGGAGCAGGAAATTGCCAAAAACGTGGGCCTGTTTGCCCGCGTGAGCTACAACGATGGCAAGAACGAAACCTGGGCCTTCACCGAAATCGACCAGAGTGCCAGCCTCGGCATTGTGAGCACCGGCGACCGCTGGCAGCGGCCCAACGACCGCGTTGGCGCGGCCATCGTCGTGAACGGCATCAGCCCCGAGCACCGCGCCTACCTGGCGGCCGGCGGCTACGGCTTCATGGTGGGCGACGGCCCCGGCACGGGCTACGTGCCCAACAATGGCGCCCTCAACTACGGCCTGGAGCAGATTGGCGAGGTGTACTATAGCTTCGCGCTGCCCATCTATCACGCATCAATTAGCCCTGATTATCAATTTGTTGTAAACCCTGGGTATAACCGCGACCGCAGCGGGCCGGTGCACGTAGTGGCCATTCGCCTGCACGTAGAGTTTTAG
- a CDS encoding ammonium transporter gives MTRKQLIATACLGLLLLVAGIAAFLPQNHPDAQPNAFEPADLAWMLTASGLVLLMTPGLAFFYGGMVSKRNVISTMLQSFIALGVISLLWYVVGFSLAFGDSIGGVIGNPLTFFMFNNVGTAPHPRLAPNLPLVLFAAFQLKFAIITPALISGAFAERIRFWGYLLFMCLFSLLIYCPLAHWTWHPDGFLMKWGVLDFAGGTVVHISAGFAALAGALALGRRHSHREGHTHVPPNVPFILIGTGLLWFGWFGFNAGSALAANATAVQAFFTTHLASAAAMLTWMMIEAVRGQRPSAAGAAIGAVVGLVAITPAAGYVSYGPALFIGVVSAAISAGAVDLKNRTTLDDTLDVFPCHGVGGIVGMILTAIFAKEGGLATTGSWTLLLHHLGALAFISVFTFGGSYLLYKVTNVLIPIRVNAAHEADGLDLSQHGETVLPAPHEALPVEPMLMMRA, from the coding sequence ATGACTCGTAAGCAACTTATCGCTACCGCCTGCCTGGGCCTGCTGCTATTGGTAGCCGGCATCGCGGCCTTCCTGCCGCAAAATCACCCCGATGCTCAGCCCAACGCCTTCGAACCCGCCGACCTGGCCTGGATGCTCACCGCCTCCGGCCTCGTGCTGCTGATGACGCCCGGCCTGGCCTTCTTCTACGGTGGCATGGTGAGCAAGCGCAACGTTATTTCCACCATGCTCCAGAGCTTTATCGCGCTGGGCGTCATCTCCTTGCTGTGGTACGTGGTGGGCTTTTCGCTGGCGTTTGGCGATAGCATCGGCGGCGTTATCGGCAATCCGCTCACGTTCTTCATGTTCAACAACGTGGGCACGGCCCCGCATCCGCGCCTGGCCCCCAACCTGCCGCTGGTACTGTTCGCAGCCTTCCAGTTGAAGTTCGCCATCATTACCCCGGCCCTCATCAGCGGGGCGTTTGCCGAGCGCATTCGGTTTTGGGGCTACCTGTTGTTCATGTGCCTGTTCAGCCTGCTCATCTACTGCCCGCTGGCCCACTGGACCTGGCACCCCGACGGCTTCCTGATGAAGTGGGGCGTGCTCGATTTCGCGGGCGGCACGGTGGTGCACATCTCGGCGGGCTTCGCGGCGCTGGCGGGCGCGCTGGCCCTGGGCCGCCGCCACTCGCACCGCGAAGGCCATACTCATGTGCCCCCCAATGTGCCGTTCATCCTCATTGGCACGGGTTTGCTGTGGTTTGGCTGGTTTGGATTTAATGCCGGTTCGGCGCTGGCGGCCAATGCCACGGCGGTGCAGGCCTTTTTCACCACGCACCTGGCCTCGGCCGCCGCCATGCTCACCTGGATGATGATTGAAGCCGTGCGCGGGCAGCGGCCCTCGGCGGCGGGCGCGGCCATTGGGGCCGTGGTGGGCCTGGTGGCCATCACGCCGGCGGCGGGCTACGTGAGCTACGGCCCGGCGCTGTTCATCGGCGTCGTTTCGGCCGCCATCAGCGCCGGTGCGGTCGATTTGAAGAACCGCACCACGCTCGACGATACCCTCGATGTATTTCCCTGCCACGGCGTGGGCGGCATCGTGGGCATGATTCTGACGGCCATTTTCGCCAAGGAAGGCGGCCTGGCCACCACTGGTTCCTGGACGCTGCTGCTGCACCACCTCGGCGCGCTGGCCTTCATCTCGGTGTTCACCTTCGGTGGCTCTTACCTGCTCTATAAGGTAACCAACGTCCTCATTCCCATTCGAGTAAATGCCGCCCACGAAGCCGACGGCCTCGACCTGAGCCAGCACGGCGAAACCGTATTGCCCGCCCCCCACGAAGCCCTGCCCGTCGAGCCAATGCTGATGATGCGGGCATAG
- the feoB gene encoding ferrous iron transport protein B, which produces MAVTASSSATTASQTGPEADARPLRIALIGNPNSGKTSLFNQLTGLNQKVGNFPGVTVDRKTGVAQLTPTQRAEIIDLPGTYSLYPKSLDEKVITDLLYDKAADNYPDFVVVTVDANNLRRSLLLFTQLGDLGLPAVLALNMMDVAERHGVNIDLPALERELGVPIIPMNARKGIGVAALKIVMAQRLDAPPVGFWQPDEQLLPLVRQLRYYFNLHNDYLALHYAQQYRQISFLSAEEKAHIQELVQQAGFDATTAQAAETISRYARINEILLETVTVVRTEKREPISNRIDKVLTHRVGGYLIFLGILFLLFQAIFAWAQYPMDWIDQGISGLSAVIQANFSGPLVRLLTEGVLAGLGGVLVFIPQIALLFGFLAILEETGYMARVTFLMDKLMRPFGLSGKSVVPLISGLACAVPAIMGARTIESWKDRMITIFVTPLMSCSARIPVYTVLVALVVPDQAAWGIFNLRGVALMSLYLLGLFSALGSAWALKKLLKARERSYFIMEFPVYQWPRWKNVALTIYQKVKAFVLQAGRVIMAISVLLWVLASYGPGQQQATAEAQARREATTKGWDAAETSRQVASARLETSYAGKFGHVLEPAIRPLGYDWKIGIALLTSFAAREVFVGTISTIYSVGQDADMGTLQQKLSAEKDANGQPFFTPARAFSLLVFYVFAMQCMSTLAVTYRETKSWRWPLAQLIYMTGLAYAAAFVVYQVLA; this is translated from the coding sequence ATGGCCGTAACAGCAAGTAGTTCAGCAACAACAGCGTCGCAAACCGGCCCCGAGGCCGATGCCCGGCCCCTGCGCATTGCTCTTATCGGCAATCCGAACAGCGGCAAAACTTCGCTTTTCAATCAGCTTACCGGCCTCAACCAGAAGGTGGGCAACTTTCCCGGCGTAACCGTGGACCGCAAAACTGGCGTGGCCCAGCTCACGCCCACCCAGCGGGCCGAGATTATCGACCTGCCGGGCACGTACTCGCTCTACCCCAAGAGCCTGGATGAGAAGGTGATTACCGATTTGCTCTACGACAAGGCGGCCGATAACTACCCCGATTTCGTGGTGGTGACGGTGGACGCCAACAACCTGCGCCGCAGCCTGCTGCTGTTCACGCAGCTCGGCGATTTGGGGCTGCCAGCCGTGCTGGCCCTTAATATGATGGACGTGGCCGAGCGCCATGGCGTAAACATCGATTTGCCGGCGCTGGAGCGGGAGCTGGGCGTGCCCATTATTCCGATGAATGCGCGGAAGGGCATTGGCGTGGCCGCCCTAAAAATTGTGATGGCCCAGCGGCTGGACGCGCCGCCGGTGGGCTTCTGGCAGCCCGATGAGCAGCTGCTGCCGCTGGTGCGCCAGCTTCGCTACTACTTTAATCTGCACAACGACTACCTGGCGCTGCACTACGCCCAGCAGTACCGCCAGATTAGCTTTCTGAGCGCCGAAGAAAAAGCCCACATCCAGGAGCTGGTGCAGCAGGCGGGGTTTGATGCCACTACCGCGCAGGCGGCGGAAACCATTAGCCGCTACGCCCGCATCAACGAGATTCTGCTGGAGACGGTGACGGTGGTGCGCACGGAGAAGCGCGAGCCGATAAGCAACCGCATTGATAAGGTGCTGACCCATCGGGTGGGCGGCTACCTCATTTTTTTGGGTATTCTGTTCCTGCTGTTCCAGGCCATTTTTGCCTGGGCACAGTACCCCATGGACTGGATTGACCAGGGCATTTCGGGGCTGAGTGCGGTTATTCAGGCCAACTTTTCGGGGCCGCTGGTGCGCTTGCTCACCGAGGGCGTGCTGGCCGGGCTGGGCGGCGTGCTGGTGTTCATTCCGCAGATTGCGCTGCTGTTTGGCTTCCTGGCCATATTGGAGGAAACGGGCTACATGGCCCGCGTTACCTTTTTGATGGACAAGCTGATGCGGCCATTTGGATTGAGCGGCAAGAGTGTGGTGCCGCTGATTTCGGGGCTGGCCTGCGCGGTGCCGGCCATTATGGGGGCGCGCACCATTGAGAGCTGGAAGGACCGGATGATTACGATTTTCGTGACGCCGCTCATGTCGTGCTCGGCGCGCATTCCGGTGTACACGGTGCTGGTGGCACTGGTGGTGCCGGACCAGGCCGCGTGGGGCATTTTCAATCTGCGCGGCGTGGCCCTGATGTCGCTGTACCTGCTCGGGTTGTTCTCGGCGCTGGGCTCGGCCTGGGCGCTGAAGAAGCTGCTGAAGGCGCGGGAACGGAGCTACTTCATCATGGAATTCCCGGTATACCAGTGGCCGCGCTGGAAGAACGTGGCGCTTACCATCTACCAGAAGGTGAAGGCATTTGTGTTACAGGCGGGCCGGGTGATTATGGCTATATCGGTGCTGCTGTGGGTGCTGGCCAGCTATGGGCCGGGCCAGCAGCAGGCCACGGCCGAAGCGCAGGCGCGCCGGGAAGCAACTACGAAAGGCTGGGATGCCGCCGAAACCAGCCGCCAGGTAGCCTCGGCGCGGCTGGAAACGTCCTACGCCGGCAAGTTCGGCCATGTGCTGGAGCCGGCCATCCGCCCGCTGGGCTACGACTGGAAAATAGGTATCGCGCTGCTCACCTCGTTTGCGGCTCGGGAGGTATTCGTGGGCACGATTTCGACTATTTACAGCGTGGGGCAGGATGCCGACATGGGCACGCTGCAACAGAAGCTCAGCGCTGAGAAAGACGCCAACGGCCAGCCGTTTTTCACGCCGGCACGGGCGTTTTCGCTGCTGGTGTTCTACGTATTCGCCATGCAGTGCATGAGCACGCTGGCCGTGACCTACCGCGAAACCAAGAGCTGGCGCTGGCCGCTGGCGCAATTGATTTATATGACGGGGCTGGCCTACGCGGCGGCGTTCGTGGTGTACCAGGTGCTGGCGTAG
- a CDS encoding FeoA family protein has protein sequence MSLFRRSPQKAVISTATRRTAKDLRLGETGTICCLEDPEMALKLLEMGCVPGVQVRLSGRAPLGDPLMLVLGDQEYTLSVRASEAATILLKE, from the coding sequence GTGTCATTATTTCGTCGTTCCCCGCAAAAGGCCGTTATCAGTACGGCTACCCGGCGCACTGCCAAAGACCTGCGCTTGGGCGAAACCGGCACCATCTGCTGCCTTGAAGACCCCGAAATGGCCCTTAAGTTGCTGGAAATGGGGTGTGTGCCGGGCGTGCAGGTACGCCTGAGCGGTCGGGCTCCTTTGGGCGACCCGCTCATGCTGGTGCTTGGCGACCAGGAGTATACGCTGTCGGTTAGGGCCAGTGAGGCGGCTACCATTTTGCTAAAGGAGTAG
- a CDS encoding carboxypeptidase-like regulatory domain-containing protein, with the protein MSTRLPLIALLLALAATSSWGQQIQIKGVIVDKDTKEPLPFTSIGLKSEQIGALSNEHGQFIVPAPTKNTDDSLIVVALGYARRAVLVKRGVALPSLTIEVPKRAVELSNVVVKAGKVKNLGLGARSNDPGEGMIQGLPGAQYAFFVKNDKQKRLGNVRTVSFYIGENGFPREPFRVRLYKADGNYNAPNTDLLTENVVVSAPQGGQWYTVDLTPYNIMAPEEGFFVAMEWVVSGDKFFATNFMDDYTPYGQIMRPTFEFKESRTWNYSIGKGWSLITAANSQGLRYNAMIKAEVDMIK; encoded by the coding sequence ATGTCCACACGCCTACCACTTATAGCACTATTATTAGCCCTAGCTGCAACTTCCAGTTGGGGACAGCAAATTCAGATAAAGGGGGTAATCGTTGATAAAGACACCAAGGAGCCGCTGCCATTCACGTCCATCGGCCTGAAAAGCGAGCAAATTGGTGCCCTTAGCAACGAGCACGGCCAGTTCATCGTGCCCGCTCCCACCAAGAATACCGACGACTCCCTCATCGTGGTAGCGCTGGGCTACGCCCGGCGCGCCGTGCTCGTGAAGCGGGGCGTCGCCCTGCCCAGCCTCACCATCGAGGTACCCAAGCGGGCCGTCGAGCTCAGCAACGTGGTGGTGAAGGCCGGCAAGGTGAAGAACCTTGGCCTGGGGGCCCGTTCCAACGACCCGGGCGAGGGCATGATTCAGGGCCTGCCGGGCGCGCAGTACGCTTTCTTCGTGAAGAACGACAAGCAGAAACGCCTCGGCAACGTGCGCACCGTGTCCTTCTACATCGGCGAAAACGGTTTCCCGCGCGAGCCCTTTCGCGTGCGCCTCTACAAGGCCGATGGCAACTACAACGCCCCCAACACCGATCTACTCACCGAAAACGTAGTGGTTTCGGCCCCACAAGGCGGCCAGTGGTACACCGTCGACCTCACGCCCTACAACATCATGGCCCCCGAGGAAGGCTTTTTCGTAGCCATGGAATGGGTAGTGAGCGGCGATAAGTTCTTCGCTACCAACTTTATGGACGACTACACGCCCTACGGCCAGATTATGCGCCCCACCTTCGAGTTCAAGGAAAGCCGCACCTGGAATTACTCCATCGGCAAGGGCTGGAGCCTCATCACAGCCGCCAATAGCCAGGGCCTGCGCTACAATGCCATGATTAAGGCCGAAGTAGACATGATTAAGTAA
- a CDS encoding ATP-binding protein has protein sequence MCALLRATARLLQPQSAERRIRWHLNLPAEPLIISLDAQQLEQALLNVAKNALEAIGQDGNIWVSATLSPPTLTIENDGPALTPEVRQRLFTPFFSTKRDGQGIGLTLVRDVLLAHGFRFRLDTNAAGRTGFNINFK, from the coding sequence GTGTGCGCCCTGCTGCGCGCCACTGCCCGCCTGCTGCAGCCCCAAAGCGCCGAGCGCCGCATCCGGTGGCACCTCAATTTGCCCGCCGAGCCGCTCATCATCAGCCTCGATGCCCAGCAGCTGGAGCAAGCCCTGCTGAACGTGGCCAAAAATGCCCTCGAAGCCATCGGCCAGGACGGCAACATCTGGGTGAGCGCCACGCTCAGCCCGCCCACGCTCACCATCGAAAACGACGGCCCCGCCCTCACGCCCGAAGTGCGGCAGCGCCTGTTCACACCCTTCTTCAGCACCAAGCGCGACGGGCAGGGCATCGGCCTCACGCTGGTGCGCGATGTGCTGCTGGCCCACGGCTTTCGTTTTCGGCTCGATACCAATGCCGCCGGCCGCACTGGCTTTAACATTAATTTTAAATAA
- a CDS encoding alpha/beta fold hydrolase, whose amino-acid sequence MPLLHYLDQGQGRPLVILHGLFGTLDNWQTLARRWSTETDLRVISVDLRNHGRSFHSPEHTYALMAQDVLALFDHLQLGPDTTLMGHSMGGKVAMRFALDHPERLAKLIVVDIAPRFSNMEHQDDIVAGLQSVDFTTCTNRQEADAALAKYVPNFGTRQFLLKNLYRKEDNTFGWRINLEVLAAQLAAIGEETIGIAPFMKPALFIRGGKSDYITAEDKLTNIPALFPNSQVATVVDAGHWLHAEKPEEVFEMVKTFALS is encoded by the coding sequence ATGCCGCTACTTCATTACCTCGACCAGGGCCAGGGCCGCCCGCTGGTTATCCTCCACGGCCTGTTTGGCACCCTCGACAACTGGCAGACCCTCGCCCGCCGCTGGTCTACCGAAACCGACCTGCGCGTTATCAGCGTGGATTTGCGCAACCACGGCCGCTCGTTTCACTCGCCTGAGCATACCTACGCCCTCATGGCGCAGGATGTGCTGGCGCTCTTCGACCACCTGCAACTCGGCCCCGACACCACCCTTATGGGCCACAGCATGGGCGGCAAAGTGGCCATGCGCTTCGCCCTCGACCATCCCGAGCGGCTGGCCAAGCTCATCGTGGTCGACATCGCCCCGCGCTTCTCCAACATGGAGCACCAGGACGACATCGTGGCCGGCCTGCAATCCGTCGATTTCACCACCTGCACCAACCGCCAGGAGGCCGATGCCGCGCTGGCCAAGTACGTGCCCAACTTCGGCACCCGGCAGTTTTTACTGAAAAACCTCTACCGCAAGGAAGACAATACCTTCGGCTGGCGCATCAACCTGGAAGTGTTGGCCGCGCAGCTCGCCGCCATCGGAGAGGAAACCATTGGCATCGCGCCATTTATGAAGCCCGCGCTGTTCATTCGGGGCGGCAAGTCGGACTACATCACCGCCGAGGATAAGCTGACGAATATTCCGGCGCTGTTCCCCAACTCGCAGGTGGCGACCGTGGTCGATGCCGGCCACTGGCTGCACGCCGAGAAGCCGGAAGAGGTATTCGAAATGGTGAAGACATTCGCGCTGAGCTGA
- a CDS encoding head GIN domain-containing protein: MKNFRITSMCASLLALAMGTLSSFTAPRPLADRETRTVGAFTEISLGGSAHVVVKQGSPQSVVVEASKEDLADFETEVKGSQLRLGYRQNAGKGMFNYKNHGAVTVYVTVPSLTALRVGGSGKLELNGPLEADAMTLAVSGSGDLLVPQLRAGRLETAVSGSGDVTVGGTCPSNEIRISGSGKVRAHDLKTEISRARISGSGDAHVYASRTAEGAISGSGSLYVAGGAQLSSNTHGSGRVTKE; the protein is encoded by the coding sequence ATGAAGAATTTTCGAATTACCTCAATGTGCGCCAGCCTGCTGGCCCTGGCCATGGGCACGCTCTCGTCCTTCACCGCGCCCCGGCCCCTGGCCGACCGCGAAACCCGCACAGTGGGCGCTTTCACCGAAATCAGCCTCGGCGGCTCGGCCCATGTGGTGGTGAAGCAGGGCAGCCCCCAAAGCGTGGTGGTGGAAGCCAGCAAGGAAGACCTGGCCGATTTTGAGACCGAAGTGAAAGGCAGCCAGTTGCGCCTGGGCTACCGCCAAAACGCGGGCAAGGGCATGTTCAACTACAAGAACCACGGCGCCGTGACGGTGTACGTGACCGTGCCCAGCCTCACGGCGCTGCGCGTAGGTGGCTCGGGCAAGCTGGAGCTAAACGGCCCGCTGGAAGCCGATGCCATGACACTGGCCGTGAGTGGCTCCGGCGATTTGCTGGTGCCGCAGCTGCGGGCCGGGCGCCTCGAAACGGCCGTGTCCGGCTCGGGCGATGTGACGGTGGGCGGCACCTGCCCCAGCAACGAAATCCGCATCAGCGGCTCGGGCAAAGTGCGGGCCCATGACCTGAAAACCGAAATCAGCCGCGCCCGCATCAGCGGCTCGGGCGATGCCCATGTGTATGCCAGCCGCACGGCCGAGGGGGCCATTTCTGGTTCGGGCAGCTTGTACGTGGCCGGCGGGGCCCAGCTTAGCAGCAACACGCACGGCAGCGGCCGGGTGACGAAGGAATAG
- a CDS encoding SAM-dependent methyltransferase, which produces MSGTLFLIPTPLADDTAPQVLPPQVVDAVAALPYFLVENARTARRFVKSVAPHRVIEEIRFVVIDKDSTDAEVRAALAPLVKEGIDAGILSEAGCPGIADPGAALAREAHRQGLRVRPLVGPSSLLLALMASGLNGQQFAFHGYLPIEKAPRVAAIKALEKEAQQRQQSQLFIETPYRNGSLFSDLLAHLQPGTRLCVAADVTGAGEFIKTLPVSDWRRLPAPELHKIPTVFVLGT; this is translated from the coding sequence ATGTCCGGAACCCTCTTTCTCATTCCCACGCCGCTGGCCGATGACACGGCCCCGCAGGTGCTGCCGCCGCAGGTGGTGGACGCCGTGGCGGCCCTCCCCTACTTCCTGGTGGAGAATGCCCGCACGGCCCGCCGCTTCGTGAAAAGTGTGGCCCCGCACCGCGTTATCGAGGAAATCCGCTTCGTGGTCATCGACAAAGACAGCACCGATGCGGAAGTGCGCGCCGCCCTCGCGCCGCTGGTGAAGGAGGGAATTGATGCCGGCATTCTCAGCGAGGCGGGCTGCCCGGGCATTGCCGACCCGGGCGCAGCGCTGGCGCGGGAGGCCCACCGACAGGGCCTGCGGGTGCGGCCACTGGTGGGACCGTCGTCGCTGCTGCTGGCGCTCATGGCTTCGGGGCTGAACGGGCAGCAGTTTGCTTTCCACGGGTATTTGCCCATTGAGAAAGCGCCGCGCGTGGCGGCCATCAAGGCCTTGGAGAAGGAGGCGCAGCAGCGGCAACAGTCGCAACTGTTCATCGAAACGCCCTACCGGAACGGGTCGCTGTTCAGCGATTTGCTGGCGCATTTGCAGCCCGGTACCCGCCTGTGCGTGGCGGCTGATGTGACGGGCGCGGGGGAGTTTATCAAGACGCTGCCGGTGAGCGACTGGCGGCGGCTACCGGCCCCGGAGCTGCACAAGATTCCGACGGTGTTTGTGCTGGGGACGTAG